One window of the Ammospiza nelsoni isolate bAmmNel1 chromosome 2, bAmmNel1.pri, whole genome shotgun sequence genome contains the following:
- the DNAJB13 gene encoding dnaJ homolog subfamily B member 13, with amino-acid sequence MGLDYYAVLELDRGATADDIKKAYRTLALKYHPLKCKEPWGPKRFHQLAEAYDVLSDPMKKGIYDKFGEEGLKGGIPLEYASDNPWSVGYVFHNNPERVFREFFGGDNPFAEFFAEDGSEVLLPFGGPRGRGALRRDPPIVRDLYVSLEDLFHGCTKKIKISRRVMNEDGQTSTIRDKILTIDVQPGWQRGTRVTFEKEGDQGPNIIPADITFVVQEKLHPRFKRIENNLLYVASISLAKALTGCTLDVWTLDGRLLNIPINDIVDPKYYKKVPGEGMPLAQDPQRKGDLYIYFDILFPKRLSPEVKKLLRSVLQP; translated from the exons ATGGGGCTGGACTACTAcgctgtgctggagctggacCGCGGCGCCACCGCCGACGACATCAAGAAGGC CTATCGGACGTTGGCTCTGAAGTACCACCCGCTGAAATGCAAGGAGCCCTGGGGCCCCAAGAGGTTCCACCAGCTGGCAGAGGCCTACGATGTGCTCAGCGACC CTATGAAGAAAGGCATCTACGacaaatttggggaagaaggGCTCAAAGGTGGCATCCCCTTGGAGTACGCCAGTGACAACCCCTGGAGCGTGGGCTACGTGTTCCACAACAACCCTGAGAGAGTCTTCAGGGAGTTCTTTGGAGGGGACAACCCCTTTGCAG AGTTCTTTGCCGAGGATGGCTcggaggtgctgctgcccttcGGGgggccccggggccggggggccCTGCGCAGGGACCCCCCCATCGTGCGGGACCTCTACGTGTCCCTCGAGGACCTGTTCCACGGCTGCACCAAGAAGATCAAGATCTCCCGCAGG gtgatGAACGAGGATGGCCAGACCAGCACCATCAGGGACAAGATCCTGACCATCGACGTGCAGCCGGGCTGGCAGCGTGGCACCAGGGTCACCTTTGAGAAGGAAGGAGACCAG GGCCCAAACATCATTCCAGCTGACATCACCTTTGTTGTGCAAGAGAAGCTTCACCCAAGGTTCAAAAGGATCGAGAACAACCTCCTGTACGTTGCCAGCATCTCCCTGGCCAAG GCGCTGACTGGCTGCACCCTGGACGTGTGGACGCTGGATGGGAGGCTGCTCAACATCCCCATCAACGACATCGTGGA CCCCAAGTACTACAagaaggtgccaggggagggGATGCCGCTGGCGCAGGACCCGCAGCGCAAGGGCGACCTCTACATCTACTTCGACATCCTCTTCCCCAAGAGGCTCAGCCCCGAGGTGAAAAAACTGCTGAGAAGCGTCCTCCAACCCTAG